In Deinococcus proteolyticus MRP, a single genomic region encodes these proteins:
- a CDS encoding YkgJ family cysteine cluster protein, translated as MTDPLIPQTTPATRMVTAAVQDAYAEYGAEASRWLDGFTRQGGQVFCGAGCFGCCNMPIRLSLAEALVVRDALNAEKLAAVEQHARKVIANARTAPDEDVYVRRHRLEVGYCPLLDRETGQCSEYAARPTRCRDTFSAFPARYCTEGYWESLSPREKREYAREVARTPGTDGELHYIAPLEHLSEPVWDAASEAMDRAFGLQVWGDFWVLVTLSARPEFMAAVEAGDGRAALKAAKAAGLSHPMILEIE; from the coding sequence ATGACTGACCCCCTTATCCCCCAGACCACACCCGCTACGCGCATGGTCACGGCCGCCGTGCAGGATGCCTATGCCGAGTACGGCGCCGAGGCCAGCCGCTGGCTGGACGGCTTCACGCGTCAGGGCGGACAAGTGTTCTGCGGCGCAGGCTGCTTCGGCTGCTGCAACATGCCGATTCGGCTTAGCCTGGCCGAGGCGCTGGTGGTGCGGGACGCCCTGAACGCCGAGAAGCTGGCAGCGGTAGAGCAGCACGCCCGGAAGGTCATCGCCAACGCCCGCACCGCGCCCGACGAGGACGTGTATGTGCGCCGGCACCGGCTGGAAGTGGGCTACTGCCCGCTGCTGGACCGTGAGACGGGGCAGTGCAGCGAGTACGCGGCCCGGCCCACCCGCTGCCGCGATACCTTCAGCGCCTTTCCGGCCCGCTACTGCACGGAAGGCTACTGGGAGTCGCTCAGCCCCCGCGAGAAGCGCGAGTACGCCCGCGAGGTAGCCCGCACACCCGGCACCGACGGCGAACTGCACTACATCGCCCCGCTGGAACACCTCTCCGAGCCGGTATGGGACGCGGCGTCAGAGGCGATGGACCGCGCCTTCGGGCTGCAAGTATGGGGCGACTTCTGGGTGCTGGTGACCCTGAGTGCCCGCCCTGAATTCATGGCGGCCGTAGAAGCAGGCGACGGCCGCGCCGCGCTGAAAGCAGCGAAGGCAGCGGGCCTGAGCCACCCCATGATTCTGGAAATCGAGTAG
- the queG gene encoding tRNA epoxyqueuosine(34) reductase QueG, translating into MNADAAAETLCALALELGADAVGWADAEVPAAAVDEYAGWLVEGRHARMDYLERQLPRRADLGTSLPGAGRVLVLGISHAYDPPAPPPGGIRLGRVARYAWTPDYHDQLQPVLDRLGREAATLGVRAKGYVDHGPVMERLLGARSFLGWRSKSGMLVSTELGAFFTLAVLLTDLPPAGPSTAHPDRCGRCFRCGQSCPTGAIGPDRKIDARRCLSYLTIEHRGPLPWEHRAALGEWLFGCDICCGVCPWSVKAGTLARLFQPRRELAHPDLSRFFGVSERQFTREWAGSALLRPRRKGMARNALNVLGNLRDPQGWPLLLAGAEDPAWEVREAAAWALAQWNEWAEVERLRSDPEPQVRASAERLLSERA; encoded by the coding sequence ATGAACGCCGACGCTGCTGCCGAAACCCTCTGTGCCCTGGCCCTGGAACTGGGAGCGGACGCAGTGGGCTGGGCCGACGCCGAAGTGCCGGCCGCAGCGGTGGACGAATATGCGGGCTGGCTGGTCGAGGGCCGGCATGCACGAATGGACTACTTGGAGCGGCAACTGCCCCGCCGCGCCGACCTGGGAACGTCGCTGCCGGGGGCGGGACGGGTGCTGGTGCTGGGCATTTCGCATGCCTATGACCCGCCGGCCCCGCCCCCCGGCGGCATCCGGTTGGGCCGCGTGGCCCGCTACGCCTGGACCCCCGACTACCACGACCAGCTTCAGCCGGTGCTGGACCGCCTGGGCAGGGAAGCGGCGACGCTGGGCGTGCGGGCCAAAGGGTACGTGGACCACGGCCCGGTGATGGAGCGGCTGCTGGGAGCCCGGTCTTTTCTAGGCTGGCGCAGCAAGAGCGGCATGCTGGTGAGCACCGAGCTGGGGGCCTTTTTCACGCTGGCGGTGCTGCTGACCGACCTGCCGCCTGCCGGGCCGAGCACCGCCCACCCCGACCGCTGTGGCCGCTGCTTTCGCTGTGGGCAGAGCTGCCCCACCGGCGCGATTGGCCCCGACCGCAAGATTGACGCCCGCCGCTGCCTGAGCTACCTGACCATCGAGCACCGGGGGCCGCTGCCCTGGGAGCACCGCGCCGCCCTGGGCGAATGGCTGTTCGGGTGCGACATCTGCTGCGGGGTCTGCCCCTGGAGTGTGAAAGCCGGCACGCTGGCACGGCTGTTTCAGCCGCGGCGGGAGTTGGCGCACCCGGACCTGAGCCGCTTTTTTGGGGTGTCGGAGCGGCAGTTCACCCGTGAATGGGCTGGCAGTGCTCTGCTGCGCCCGCGCCGTAAGGGCATGGCCCGCAACGCCCTGAACGTGCTGGGCAACCTGCGTGACCCGCAGGGCTGGCCGCTGCTGCTGGCCGGCGCCGAGGACCCTGCCTGGGAAGTGCGCGAGGCGGCCGCCTGGGCGCTGGCGCAGTGGAATGAGTGGGCCGAGGTGGAGCGGCTCCGCAGTGACCCCGAGCCACAGGTGCGGGCCAGTGCAGAGCGGCTGCTCAGCGAAAGAGCGTAG
- a CDS encoding FtsW/RodA/SpoVE family cell cycle protein yields MNLPLLVAQILLLVLGLVGVAAAEPTKALDHGLKALLCLGVTFGVARVRPQVFLKGGVWLWLGSLVLLVLVLFVGVGTEESTGTRRWLDFGPVRFQPSELAKLGLVLQLASFFARRGVYKKLLSATAMILVTTLLILLEPDLGTSVLTFALGIVVMYSAGVRITNIAALLLTLGLLSLPFISVYLERHPYIQERLFGHTEREQVLEQGLDQIGKAHRDLSNGGLWGLGPDAPRFDLFAAHTDLVISSIGFSLGFIGVLTLLFAYWLIVHSSLKIAQQAARVRPLTPSVHGAAVLAVGCMFLIVGQAMINLAVAVGFFPVTGIPLPLVSYGFSSMLVMGAALGIIHSAQREVNRGQARMLQQQAAARQSGPAMAAPAAQQLEEAEQPEEPQESWEEEEWEDREGEEATISLTPRRPISS; encoded by the coding sequence ATGAACCTGCCGCTGCTGGTGGCCCAGATTCTGCTGCTGGTGCTGGGGCTGGTCGGCGTAGCTGCCGCCGAACCTACCAAGGCGCTGGACCACGGCCTCAAGGCGCTGCTGTGCCTGGGGGTGACCTTCGGGGTTGCCCGGGTGCGGCCCCAGGTGTTCCTGAAAGGCGGCGTGTGGCTGTGGCTGGGCTCGCTGGTCCTGCTGGTGCTGGTGCTGTTCGTCGGGGTGGGCACCGAGGAGAGCACCGGCACCCGCCGCTGGCTGGACTTCGGGCCGGTGCGTTTTCAGCCGTCGGAGCTCGCCAAGCTGGGGCTGGTGCTGCAGCTGGCCTCGTTCTTCGCCCGCCGGGGCGTATACAAGAAGCTGCTTAGCGCCACCGCCATGATTCTGGTCACCACCCTACTGATTTTGCTGGAACCGGACTTGGGCACCAGCGTGCTCACCTTCGCACTGGGCATCGTGGTGATGTACTCGGCGGGCGTCCGCATCACCAATATTGCGGCGCTGCTGCTCACGCTGGGGCTGCTGAGCCTGCCGTTTATCAGCGTGTATCTGGAACGCCATCCCTACATTCAGGAGCGCCTCTTCGGGCACACCGAGCGCGAGCAGGTGCTGGAACAGGGCCTGGACCAGATTGGCAAAGCCCACCGCGACCTCAGCAACGGCGGCCTGTGGGGCCTGGGGCCGGATGCGCCGCGCTTCGACTTGTTTGCCGCCCACACCGACCTGGTGATTTCGTCCATAGGCTTCAGCCTGGGCTTTATCGGGGTGCTCACCCTACTGTTCGCCTACTGGCTGATTGTGCATTCCTCGCTGAAGATTGCTCAGCAAGCCGCCCGCGTACGGCCACTGACCCCCTCGGTGCACGGTGCCGCAGTGTTGGCCGTGGGCTGTATGTTCCTGATTGTGGGCCAGGCCATGATTAACCTGGCCGTGGCGGTGGGCTTCTTCCCGGTAACGGGAATTCCGCTGCCGCTGGTCAGCTACGGGTTCTCATCCATGCTGGTGATGGGCGCGGCGCTAGGCATCATCCACTCGGCGCAGCGCGAGGTGAACCGGGGACAGGCACGGATGCTGCAGCAGCAGGCCGCCGCACGCCAAAGCGGGCCAGCCATGGCGGCGCCAGCGGCCCAACAGCTGGAAGAAGCGGAGCAGCCGGAAGAACCGCAAGAGTCCTGGGAGGAAGAGGAATGGGAAGACCGGGAAGGGGAAGAGGCCACCATTTCCCTGACGCCGCGCCGGCCCATCTCCTCGTGA
- a CDS encoding LEA type 2 family protein — MSRLLPLSVLAALALTACAPAQLAGPVVQVPTFEARSMHLSSLTLAPAGGLPGGGQGAAAGLELTVQMYNPNPFPVRLHSFSADLFLTGQRAAALILPDVALPARGTATQTVQASVPVNLNVAAEWLKVARGQAVPYRVDGSFTADLGALGQPTFGPLTLVQGQWRQAPVLP, encoded by the coding sequence ATGAGCCGCCTGCTCCCGCTGTCTGTCCTCGCTGCGCTGGCCCTGACCGCCTGCGCCCCCGCCCAGCTGGCCGGCCCGGTGGTGCAGGTGCCCACCTTCGAAGCCCGCAGCATGCACCTGAGCAGCCTGACCCTGGCGCCGGCCGGGGGGCTGCCGGGTGGGGGACAGGGCGCGGCAGCCGGGCTGGAACTGACAGTGCAGATGTACAACCCCAACCCGTTCCCCGTGCGGCTACATTCCTTCAGCGCCGACCTGTTTCTGACCGGCCAGCGTGCAGCGGCGCTCATCCTGCCGGACGTGGCGCTGCCAGCCCGTGGCACCGCGACCCAGACGGTGCAGGCCAGTGTGCCGGTGAACCTGAACGTGGCTGCCGAGTGGCTCAAAGTGGCCCGTGGTCAGGCCGTACCGTACCGGGTAGACGGGAGCTTTACCGCCGACCTGGGCGCGCTGGGCCAGCCCACCTTCGGCCCGCTGACGCTGGTGCAGGGGCAGTGGCGTCAGGCCCCGGTCCTGCCCTGA
- a CDS encoding HD domain-containing phosphohydrolase → MLADLLGKPNVEGVLEGALAHAAQLLGGSVKGYAVLRRGQDVLTAVHGYPKSLVGLSLSGPWAQMRPRLLADGPRELYSMNTPEVVRQLDAAGMNDVKATVVVPMVDKGRNVGALILDQFESGGVPAQRQEALNRWGSAVTPLLSVFDTREEWRQGARQLTIALVEAVESQDFDSLGHAQQVAEVSGQLGRQLGLNERELEQLWYGAVLHDVGKIGGETGHASIAANFLHGVPHLADAQKAIRHHHEHFDGSGEPDKLMGEDIPLYARIIAVANALVHVGDASRLKGQAGKRLDPRIVELAQKLPPLEDKG, encoded by the coding sequence GTGCTGGCCGACCTGCTGGGCAAGCCCAACGTGGAAGGGGTGCTGGAAGGGGCCCTGGCCCACGCGGCTCAGCTGCTGGGCGGCAGTGTCAAAGGGTACGCGGTGCTGCGCCGGGGGCAGGACGTGCTCACCGCTGTGCACGGCTACCCCAAAAGCCTGGTGGGCCTCAGCCTGTCGGGGCCGTGGGCACAGATGCGTCCCCGCCTGCTGGCCGACGGCCCCCGCGAGCTGTACTCCATGAACACCCCCGAAGTGGTGCGCCAGCTGGACGCCGCCGGCATGAACGATGTCAAGGCCACCGTGGTGGTGCCGATGGTGGACAAGGGCCGCAACGTGGGCGCTCTGATTCTCGACCAGTTCGAGAGTGGTGGGGTGCCGGCGCAGCGGCAAGAAGCCCTCAACCGCTGGGGGAGCGCTGTGACCCCGCTGCTGTCGGTGTTCGACACCCGCGAGGAATGGCGTCAGGGAGCCCGGCAACTGACCATCGCTCTGGTTGAGGCGGTGGAATCTCAAGATTTCGATAGCCTGGGCCACGCTCAGCAGGTGGCCGAGGTGAGCGGGCAGCTGGGCCGGCAACTGGGCCTGAACGAGCGCGAACTGGAGCAGCTGTGGTACGGCGCCGTTCTGCACGACGTGGGCAAAATTGGCGGCGAGACGGGCCACGCCAGCATCGCCGCCAATTTCCTGCACGGCGTGCCCCACTTGGCCGACGCCCAAAAAGCCATCCGGCACCACCACGAGCACTTCGACGGCAGCGGCGAACCCGACAAACTGATGGGCGAGGACATTCCGCTCTACGCCCGCATCATTGCGGTTGCCAATGCCCTGGTGCATGTGGGCGATGCCAGCCGCCTCAAGGGTCAGGCCGGCAAGCGCCTGGACCCCCGCATCGTAGAACTGGCCCAGAAGCTGCCGCCGCTGGAAGACAAGGGCTGA
- the murD gene encoding UDP-N-acetylmuramoyl-L-alanine--D-glutamate ligase, whose protein sequence is MTDRRPQDSFSSNPPWLIYGLGRSGRGVARFLHAQGLQAEWLDARPGQEDHALMQQLGWAPGRLDRSYRTVVAAPGVPIDHPDLLALAAAGAEITGEVALAARMRPSVTLVGVTGTAGKGGTTTLTAQLLRAAGVKAQEGGNIDPPLLDVIDHCEVAVVELSSFQLERVANTRFPVAVITNLGVDHLDRHGNVESYHAAKLHIADGQQPGDLLLLPPAATLGGEHLRPLLARPQVRHFDPARIALADGTPVLDPAELPSGIHPANAAAAVLAAEATLQRLGRTVPDLAGTLAQALRQARPIAGRFEEVGRWRGVRFIEDSIATRTIAVQSALEQARPPVVWIVGGRDKGAELAPLREAAQGRVQHVVAYGEDGPRFAQALGLPYSTVSAAEGAAAMSEAVAQAMTHLQASEGQAGEGQATEGTVLLAPIGTSFDLFANYQERGAAFRAAVQEWLNAQLGGPEAQP, encoded by the coding sequence GTGACTGACCGCAGGCCGCAAGACTCCTTTTCCTCCAATCCGCCCTGGCTGATTTACGGCCTGGGCCGCAGCGGGCGCGGGGTGGCCCGCTTCCTGCACGCTCAGGGCCTGCAGGCCGAGTGGCTGGACGCCCGCCCCGGACAGGAGGACCACGCGCTGATGCAGCAGCTGGGCTGGGCGCCCGGCCGCCTGGACCGCTCTTACCGCACGGTGGTGGCGGCCCCCGGCGTGCCGATTGACCACCCCGACCTGCTGGCTCTGGCGGCTGCCGGCGCAGAGATTACCGGGGAAGTGGCGCTGGCGGCCCGAATGCGCCCCAGCGTGACCCTGGTGGGCGTGACAGGCACCGCCGGCAAAGGCGGCACCACCACCCTGACCGCGCAGCTGCTGCGGGCCGCCGGAGTAAAGGCGCAGGAAGGCGGCAACATCGACCCTCCGCTGCTGGACGTGATTGACCACTGCGAGGTGGCGGTGGTGGAGCTGAGCAGCTTTCAGCTGGAGCGCGTGGCCAACACCCGCTTTCCGGTGGCCGTCATCACCAATCTGGGCGTGGACCACCTGGACCGCCACGGCAACGTAGAGAGCTATCACGCGGCCAAACTCCATATTGCCGACGGGCAGCAGCCGGGCGACCTGCTGCTGCTGCCGCCGGCAGCGACCCTGGGCGGCGAGCACCTGCGCCCACTGCTGGCCCGCCCGCAGGTCCGGCACTTCGACCCGGCCCGTATCGCGCTGGCAGACGGCACCCCGGTGCTGGACCCGGCCGAGCTGCCTAGCGGTATTCATCCTGCCAACGCCGCCGCCGCCGTGCTGGCCGCCGAGGCGACCTTGCAGCGCCTGGGCCGCACTGTCCCCGACCTGGCAGGCACGCTGGCCCAGGCGCTGCGGCAGGCCCGGCCCATTGCCGGGCGCTTCGAGGAAGTGGGACGCTGGCGCGGCGTGCGCTTTATTGAGGATTCCATCGCCACCCGCACCATCGCCGTGCAGTCTGCCCTGGAGCAGGCCCGCCCGCCGGTGGTGTGGATTGTCGGCGGGCGCGACAAAGGCGCCGAGCTGGCCCCGCTGCGTGAGGCGGCGCAGGGCCGCGTACAGCACGTGGTCGCTTACGGCGAGGATGGCCCCCGCTTCGCACAGGCGCTAGGGCTGCCCTACAGCACCGTCAGCGCTGCGGAAGGCGCGGCCGCCATGTCCGAGGCGGTCGCGCAGGCCATGACCCACCTGCAGGCCAGCGAGGGGCAGGCCGGTGAGGGGCAGGCCACCGAGGGCACGGTGCTGCTGGCTCCTATCGGTACGTCCTTTGACCTGTTCGCCAACTACCAGGAGCGCGGCGCGGCTTTCCGGGCAGCGGTACAGGAGTGGCTGAACGCGCAACTCGGCGGGCCCGAGGCGCAGCCATGA